The proteins below are encoded in one region of Aggregicoccus sp. 17bor-14:
- a CDS encoding CoA pyrophosphatase — MEHFDSHPFFDALSQRLHSRPTRRVNLPGLTLRESAVLVPLHARGGRPHVVFTQRPTHLRTHAGQFAFPGGTRDPSDASPEATALREAHEELGIPPEGVRVLGALDEVSTLTEFRIQPVVGVIAPDLVYVPSAHEVALILELPLAHFLDPAVRRTELRSAHGRTYEVDFYSYGEHVIWGATARILRNLLAAADGLPGLAR, encoded by the coding sequence GTGGAACACTTCGACTCCCATCCCTTCTTCGACGCGCTCTCGCAGCGGCTGCACTCCCGCCCCACGCGCCGGGTGAACCTGCCCGGTCTCACGCTGCGCGAGAGCGCGGTGCTGGTGCCGCTGCACGCGCGCGGCGGCCGGCCTCACGTCGTCTTCACGCAGCGCCCCACGCACCTGCGCACCCACGCCGGGCAGTTCGCCTTTCCCGGCGGCACCCGCGACCCCTCGGACGCGAGCCCCGAGGCCACCGCCCTGCGCGAGGCGCACGAGGAGCTGGGCATCCCGCCCGAGGGCGTGCGGGTGCTGGGCGCGCTGGACGAGGTGTCCACGCTCACCGAGTTCCGCATCCAGCCGGTGGTGGGCGTCATCGCGCCCGACCTGGTGTACGTGCCCAGCGCGCACGAGGTGGCGCTCATCCTCGAGCTGCCGCTCGCGCACTTCCTGGACCCCGCGGTGCGCCGCACCGAGCTGCGCTCGGCGCACGGGCGCACCTACGAGGTGGACTTCTACTCCTACGGCGAGCACGTCATCTGGGGCGCGACCGCGCGCATCCTGCGCAACCTGCTCGCGGCGGCCGACGGCCTGCCCGGGCTCGCGCGCTAG
- a CDS encoding endonuclease/exonuclease/phosphatase family protein, whose protein sequence is MLPPPATELTDPAEPTRRTDSVPGLTIATFNLRLNLDEWERRAPLAVEQLARVHPHFIALQEVWLPIAQARWLAGELNARLAAHVELGAYSTFEVPKWGEGGGKEAVAVLSRLPVVGTGHVEMPGGRVAALVRATWRGKGVEVVSTHLHHGPVEVADGMRRSQLRTLFGWLDKRLEEPHSQADVPAVTVLTGDFNTTPDSAAIALLRSRYQSAYLTANGREPEWTYGTAIAMRNDMAHHGRTFRSTLDYIFVTPGVPVRSARIICNEPHPEDPDLTPSDHLGVMAELVVP, encoded by the coding sequence GTGCTCCCACCCCCAGCGACCGAGCTGACAGACCCCGCCGAGCCGACCCGCCGCACCGACAGTGTGCCGGGCCTCACCATCGCGACCTTCAACCTTCGGCTCAACCTGGACGAGTGGGAGCGGCGCGCCCCGCTCGCCGTGGAGCAGCTCGCGCGCGTGCACCCGCACTTCATCGCGCTGCAGGAGGTCTGGCTGCCCATCGCCCAGGCGCGCTGGCTCGCCGGTGAGCTCAACGCGCGGCTCGCGGCCCACGTGGAGCTGGGCGCCTACAGCACCTTCGAGGTCCCCAAGTGGGGCGAGGGAGGGGGCAAGGAGGCGGTCGCCGTGCTCTCCCGCCTGCCCGTGGTGGGCACGGGGCACGTGGAGATGCCCGGCGGGCGCGTCGCGGCGCTGGTGCGCGCCACCTGGCGCGGCAAGGGCGTGGAGGTGGTCAGCACGCACCTGCACCACGGCCCGGTGGAGGTGGCGGACGGCATGCGCCGCTCCCAGCTGCGCACCCTCTTCGGCTGGCTGGACAAGCGGCTCGAGGAGCCCCACTCGCAGGCGGACGTGCCGGCGGTGACGGTGCTCACCGGGGACTTCAACACCACGCCGGACTCGGCGGCCATCGCTCTGCTGCGCAGCCGCTACCAGTCCGCCTACCTCACGGCCAACGGGCGCGAGCCCGAGTGGACCTACGGCACCGCCATCGCCATGCGCAACGACATGGCGCACCACGGCCGCACCTTCCGCAGCACGCTGGACTACATCTTCGTCACCCCGGGCGTGCCGGTGCGCAGCGCGCGCATCATCTGCAACGAGCCGCACCCCGAGGACCCGGACCTCACGCCCTCGGATCACCTGGGCGTGATGGCCGAGCTCGTCGTCCCCTGA
- the metK gene encoding methionine adenosyltransferase: MPTDYLFTSESVTEGHPDKIADQISDGVLDAILAKDPQGRVAVETLVKTGLAIVAGEVTTNCYVDIPKIVRSTICRIGYTDSSMGYDGNTCGVMVAIEGQSQDIARGVDNKKDQGAGDQGMMFGFAVNETPELMPAPLHYAHALTRRLSEVRRKQHPWLRPDGKSQVTVEYKNGRPVRIDAVVVSTQHADEISNKKIHEAVREDVIAKALPKKLIDNKTKFFINPTGRFVIGGPMGDSGLTGRKIIVDTYGGMGRHGGGAFSGKDPSKVDRSAAYMGRYIAKNVVAAGLAHRCEVQVSYAIGVAEPVSVLVETFGTATVPEEKIARAVRQVFGLRPREIVEHLDLLRPIYQKTAAYGHFGRSEKEFTWERTDKKDALRDAVGGAGSARLKVVSST, encoded by the coding sequence ATGCCTACCGACTACCTGTTCACCTCCGAATCCGTTACCGAAGGCCACCCGGACAAGATCGCCGACCAGATCTCCGACGGCGTCCTCGATGCCATCCTCGCCAAGGACCCGCAGGGGCGCGTGGCGGTGGAGACGCTCGTGAAGACGGGCCTCGCCATCGTGGCCGGTGAGGTGACCACGAACTGCTACGTGGACATCCCCAAGATCGTGCGCAGCACCATCTGCCGCATCGGCTACACCGACAGCTCCATGGGCTACGACGGCAACACCTGCGGCGTCATGGTGGCCATCGAGGGCCAGAGCCAGGACATCGCGCGCGGCGTGGACAACAAGAAGGACCAGGGCGCCGGCGACCAGGGCATGATGTTCGGCTTCGCGGTCAACGAGACCCCCGAGCTGATGCCGGCGCCGCTGCACTACGCGCACGCGCTCACCCGCCGCCTCTCCGAGGTGCGCCGCAAGCAGCACCCGTGGCTGCGCCCGGACGGCAAGAGCCAGGTGACGGTGGAGTACAAGAACGGCCGCCCCGTGCGCATCGACGCGGTGGTCGTGAGCACCCAGCACGCCGACGAGATCTCCAACAAGAAGATCCACGAGGCCGTGCGCGAGGACGTCATCGCCAAGGCGCTGCCCAAGAAGCTCATCGACAACAAGACCAAGTTCTTCATCAACCCCACCGGCCGCTTCGTCATCGGCGGCCCCATGGGTGACTCGGGCCTCACCGGCCGCAAGATCATCGTGGACACCTACGGCGGCATGGGCCGCCACGGTGGCGGCGCGTTCAGCGGCAAGGACCCGTCCAAGGTGGACCGCTCGGCCGCGTACATGGGCCGCTACATCGCGAAGAACGTGGTGGCCGCGGGCCTCGCGCACCGCTGCGAGGTGCAGGTGAGCTACGCCATCGGCGTGGCGGAGCCGGTCAGCGTGCTGGTGGAGACCTTCGGCACCGCGACCGTGCCCGAGGAGAAGATCGCGCGCGCGGTGCGCCAGGTGTTCGGCCTGCGCCCCCGCGAGATCGTGGAGCACCTGGACCTGCTGCGCCCCATCTACCAGAAGACCGCGGCGTACGGTCACTTCGGCCGCTCCGAGAAGGAGTTCACCTGGGAGCGCACCGACAAGAAGGATGCGCTGCGCGACGCCGTGGGCGGCGCCGGCAGCGCCCGCCTCAAGGTCGTGAGCAGCACCTAG
- a CDS encoding catalase: protein MSTLPTLTTEAGAPVADNQHSQTAGPAGPVLLQDHHLLEKLARFNRERIPERVVHAVGSGAYGTFEVTNPDLPRYTRAKLFSAVGKRTPLFLRFSTVAGSRGAADTARDPRGFAVKFYTEEGNWDLVGNNTPVFFLRDGIKFPDFIHSQKYDPFTNRQEADNVWDFFGHTPEATHQFTWLFGDRGIPASLRHTDGFGSHTFSFVNADGERHWVKFHFKTDQGIRCLTSEEAQAIGGRDPQYHQKDLYDALERGERPSWTLKIQLMPERDAATYRFNPFDLTKVWPYKDYPLVTAGTLTLERAPDNYFAEVEQAAFDPSNFVPGIGPSPDRMLQARLFAYGDAHRYRLGINHTQLPVNAPKGVPGGARSYGRDGHMRFDANGGRARNYEPNSYEGPRQSNAFAPPLPLQGAAGTYAPVRHAEDDDFVQAGALYRLMPEDAKQRLVDNLAGSLAQVSREDVIERALAHFRAADPEYGQRVADAVADLRDRT, encoded by the coding sequence GTGAGCACGCTTCCCACCCTGACCACCGAGGCCGGCGCCCCCGTCGCCGACAACCAGCACTCGCAGACGGCGGGGCCCGCGGGCCCGGTGCTGCTGCAGGACCATCACCTGCTGGAGAAGCTCGCGCGCTTCAACCGCGAGCGCATCCCGGAGCGCGTGGTGCACGCCGTGGGCTCGGGCGCCTACGGCACCTTTGAGGTGACGAACCCCGACCTGCCCCGCTACACCCGCGCGAAGCTGTTCAGCGCCGTGGGCAAGCGCACCCCGCTCTTCCTGCGCTTCAGCACCGTGGCCGGCAGCCGCGGCGCTGCGGACACGGCGCGCGACCCGCGCGGCTTCGCCGTGAAGTTCTACACCGAGGAGGGGAACTGGGACCTGGTGGGCAACAACACGCCCGTCTTCTTCCTGCGCGACGGCATCAAGTTCCCGGACTTCATCCACTCGCAGAAGTACGACCCCTTCACCAACCGCCAGGAGGCGGACAACGTGTGGGACTTCTTCGGGCACACCCCCGAGGCCACCCACCAGTTCACCTGGCTGTTCGGCGACCGCGGCATCCCCGCTTCCTTGCGCCACACGGACGGCTTCGGCAGCCACACCTTCAGCTTCGTCAACGCGGACGGCGAGCGGCACTGGGTGAAGTTCCACTTCAAGACCGACCAGGGCATCCGCTGCCTCACGAGTGAGGAGGCGCAGGCCATCGGCGGGCGGGATCCCCAGTACCACCAGAAGGACCTCTACGACGCGCTCGAGCGCGGCGAGCGCCCCAGCTGGACGCTGAAGATCCAGCTCATGCCCGAGCGCGACGCGGCGACCTACCGCTTCAACCCCTTCGACCTCACCAAGGTGTGGCCGTACAAGGACTACCCGCTCGTCACGGCGGGCACGCTCACGCTCGAGCGCGCCCCGGACAACTACTTCGCCGAGGTGGAGCAGGCGGCCTTCGACCCCTCGAACTTCGTGCCCGGTATCGGCCCCTCGCCGGACCGCATGCTGCAGGCGCGCCTCTTCGCCTACGGCGATGCGCACCGCTACCGCCTGGGCATCAACCACACCCAGCTGCCGGTGAACGCGCCCAAGGGGGTGCCCGGCGGCGCGCGCAGCTACGGGCGCGACGGCCACATGCGCTTCGATGCGAACGGCGGGCGCGCGCGCAACTACGAGCCCAACAGCTACGAGGGGCCGCGCCAGAGCAACGCCTTCGCCCCGCCCCTGCCCCTGCAGGGAGCCGCCGGGACCTACGCGCCGGTGCGCCACGCCGAGGACGATGACTTCGTGCAGGCCGGCGCCCTCTACCGCCTCATGCCCGAGGACGCGAAGCAGCGGCTGGTGGACAACCTCGCCGGCAGCCTCGCGCAGGTGAGCCGCGAGGACGTCATCGAGCGCGCGCTCGCCCACTTCCGC
- a CDS encoding IS630 family transposase, with translation MRWTLGFWLPLARVLFLDETDLLLFPPLRACWALQGAAPRQVLLTGRNARCVLFGAVDPLSGEVHLLARTAQRAEDFCAFLRHLRRRHPRGPLVLVLDSDASHTARASQRLADELLILLVFLPKRCPHLNPMDHLWRAAKGDVLANHQYASLDDELDRTASYLWSLSPQEVLTKAGILSPTFWIRRLRANLCKNFLGLT, from the coding sequence GTGCGCTGGACGCTGGGCTTCTGGCTTCCCCTGGCGCGCGTGCTGTTTCTGGATGAGACGGACTTGCTGCTGTTTCCGCCCCTGCGCGCCTGCTGGGCGCTTCAGGGCGCTGCGCCCCGGCAGGTGCTGCTCACCGGCCGCAACGCCAGGTGCGTCCTCTTCGGCGCCGTCGACCCCCTCTCCGGCGAGGTGCACCTGCTGGCGCGCACCGCGCAGCGCGCCGAGGACTTCTGCGCCTTCCTGCGCCACCTGCGCCGCCGCCACCCGCGCGGGCCTCTGGTGCTCGTCCTGGACTCGGACGCCAGCCACACCGCCCGCGCCTCTCAGCGCCTCGCAGACGAGCTCCTCATCCTCCTCGTCTTCCTGCCCAAGCGCTGCCCGCACCTCAACCCCATGGACCACCTGTGGAGGGCCGCCAAGGGCGACGTGCTGGCCAACCACCAGTACGCAAGCCTCGACGACGAGCTGGACCGCACCGCCAGCTACCTCTGGAGCCTGTCCCCACAGGAGGTGCTGACGAAGGCGGGCATCCTCTCGCCCACCTTCTGGATTCGCAGGCTCCGTGCGAACCTGTGCAAGAACTTCTTAGGACTGACTTAG
- a CDS encoding ABC transporter substrate-binding protein, producing the protein MISRLQSLALLSALSLAAPALAADGAAAPAAASTAADKAPIKPLTTLISGVRYGKDALALQQFDGDAQGKFLFGDDWQKGTEAQRKEFTRLFHAVLAKRAFPELREKFKYLQAVQYEDPKLGAGGDTATVGSTILILHPLKKQEMKVKYSVLKGAGGWKVLDVTSLGDSMLTGLRDEQVRPLLKEGGWEAVMKALRAEAVKQGVAAK; encoded by the coding sequence GTGATCTCCCGCCTGCAGTCCCTCGCTCTGCTGTCTGCCCTCTCTCTCGCCGCGCCGGCGCTCGCTGCGGACGGTGCCGCCGCGCCTGCTGCCGCCAGCACCGCCGCGGACAAGGCCCCCATCAAGCCGCTCACCACGCTCATCAGCGGCGTGCGCTACGGCAAGGACGCGCTCGCGCTGCAGCAGTTCGACGGCGACGCGCAGGGCAAGTTCCTCTTCGGTGACGACTGGCAGAAGGGCACCGAGGCGCAGCGCAAGGAGTTCACCCGCCTCTTCCACGCGGTGCTCGCCAAGCGCGCCTTCCCGGAGCTGCGCGAGAAGTTCAAGTACCTGCAGGCCGTGCAGTACGAGGACCCGAAGCTGGGCGCGGGCGGCGACACCGCCACCGTGGGCAGCACCATCCTCATCCTCCACCCGCTCAAGAAGCAGGAGATGAAGGTGAAGTACTCCGTGCTCAAGGGCGCGGGCGGCTGGAAGGTGCTGGACGTCACCTCGCTCGGCGACTCCATGCTCACCGGCCTGCGCGACGAGCAGGTGCGCCCGCTCCTCAAGGAGGGCGGGTGGGAGGCTGTGATGAAGGCACTGCGCGCCGAGGCCGTGAAGCAGGGCGTCGCAGCGAAGTAA
- a CDS encoding gliding motility protein, which produces MLTPSRESPADVDLPLLPASRAPSAREADAFCAHFCPRAPGHPAVRDLYALLCRAAVLGGEPAGIQSGGFEARTGWLEALVRWLKEPQRTPLPEPEPEPAGAEAADEVLIPVPPDSAAAALPHARLLLLARVLETLPEARAHVGRLVRAVLAGSQGLKLFAQVGVPGGQGFVGEVTDRFARKLLPTPPEEGELSALLPRLFPREADAAWLSSLPPAAVARLALQLGEWTPPEVEPSAQVRGWLLDALVVLSVRTASLGLSPAVLDRLPGHALRANPFLRLRRVADSMVSRDGHPEALRELGQALEECHGVVATVHQHLEHYGVSVDLVYRLERIRRGLLRMGRIARVLAAPRGEARWAEGLALLSVLVRRSREDRSVGALVQGNVRQLARKVIERAGVSGEHYITATRAEWHQMVHSAAGGGLLTAFTAAIKVTLGTLSLAPFFVGLFASLNYAGSFVLMQFLGFTLATKQPSMTAAALAGALARDEGATDLTGAPGLQESGRLERLVELIARITRSQLAAALGNLSMVLPAGVGLALAVQLLSGRALLTPEQAQYVVHSLHPWKSLCLPFAALTGVMLWMASVTGGWMENWAVYRRLPEAIAAHRGVRRVLGPQRAEALGRLVLRQVGPVGGLVCLGFLLAMTPAVAGFFGVHLEVRHVTLSFGSLALAGAALGPQAALEPDFLAAVLGVGLVGLLNFGVSFALALAVALRARDVPRGSSLVLARGVASAFRRNPRTFFVPPREPEQDCALEAPPAVH; this is translated from the coding sequence ATGCTCACGCCCTCCCGCGAGTCCCCCGCCGACGTCGACCTCCCCCTGCTCCCCGCCTCGCGAGCGCCCAGCGCGCGCGAGGCGGACGCGTTCTGTGCGCATTTCTGCCCGCGCGCGCCCGGCCACCCCGCCGTGCGCGACCTCTACGCGCTCCTGTGCCGGGCCGCCGTCCTGGGCGGCGAGCCGGCGGGGATCCAGTCCGGAGGGTTCGAAGCCCGCACCGGCTGGCTGGAGGCGCTGGTGCGCTGGCTGAAGGAGCCGCAGCGCACCCCGCTGCCGGAGCCCGAGCCGGAGCCGGCGGGTGCGGAGGCGGCGGACGAGGTCCTCATCCCCGTGCCGCCGGACAGCGCCGCGGCGGCGCTGCCCCACGCCCGGCTGCTGCTGCTCGCGCGGGTGCTGGAGACGCTGCCCGAGGCGCGCGCGCACGTGGGGCGCCTGGTGCGCGCGGTGCTCGCCGGCAGCCAGGGGCTGAAGCTCTTCGCGCAGGTGGGCGTGCCCGGCGGACAGGGCTTCGTGGGCGAGGTGACGGACCGCTTCGCGCGCAAGCTGCTGCCCACCCCGCCCGAGGAGGGCGAGCTGAGCGCGCTGCTGCCGCGGCTCTTTCCCCGCGAGGCGGACGCGGCCTGGCTCTCGTCGCTGCCGCCGGCCGCCGTGGCGCGGCTCGCGCTGCAGCTGGGTGAGTGGACCCCGCCCGAGGTGGAGCCCTCGGCGCAGGTGCGCGGCTGGCTGCTGGACGCGCTGGTGGTGCTCTCGGTGCGCACGGCCTCGCTGGGGCTCTCGCCCGCGGTGCTGGACCGGCTGCCGGGCCACGCGCTGCGCGCGAACCCCTTCCTGCGCCTGCGCCGGGTAGCGGACTCGATGGTGTCGCGCGACGGGCACCCGGAGGCGCTGCGCGAGCTGGGGCAGGCGCTCGAGGAGTGCCACGGCGTGGTGGCCACGGTGCACCAGCACCTGGAGCACTACGGCGTCAGCGTGGACCTGGTGTACCGGCTCGAGCGCATCCGGCGGGGGCTCCTGCGCATGGGGCGCATCGCGCGGGTGCTCGCGGCGCCGCGCGGCGAGGCGCGCTGGGCGGAGGGGCTCGCGCTGCTCAGCGTGCTGGTGCGCCGCAGCCGCGAGGACCGCTCGGTGGGCGCGCTGGTGCAGGGCAACGTGCGGCAGCTTGCGCGCAAGGTCATCGAGCGCGCGGGGGTGAGCGGCGAGCACTACATCACGGCCACGCGCGCCGAGTGGCACCAGATGGTGCACTCGGCGGCCGGAGGCGGCCTGCTCACCGCCTTCACCGCGGCCATCAAGGTGACGCTGGGCACGCTCAGCCTCGCGCCCTTCTTCGTGGGGCTCTTCGCCTCGCTCAACTACGCGGGCAGCTTCGTGCTGATGCAGTTCCTGGGCTTCACGCTCGCCACGAAGCAGCCCTCCATGACGGCCGCCGCGCTCGCCGGTGCGCTCGCGCGCGACGAGGGCGCCACGGACCTCACCGGCGCGCCGGGCCTGCAGGAGAGTGGGCGGCTCGAGCGCCTGGTGGAGCTCATCGCGCGCATCACCCGCTCGCAGCTCGCCGCCGCGCTGGGCAACCTCTCCATGGTGCTGCCGGCGGGCGTGGGGCTCGCGCTCGCGGTGCAGCTGCTCTCCGGGCGCGCGCTGCTCACGCCCGAGCAGGCCCAGTACGTGGTGCACAGCCTGCACCCGTGGAAGAGCCTCTGCCTGCCCTTCGCCGCGCTCACCGGCGTGATGCTGTGGATGGCCTCGGTGACGGGCGGGTGGATGGAGAACTGGGCGGTGTACCGGCGGCTGCCGGAGGCGATCGCCGCACATCGCGGCGTGCGCCGCGTGCTGGGCCCGCAGCGCGCCGAGGCCCTGGGCAGACTGGTGCTGCGGCAGGTGGGTCCCGTGGGCGGCCTGGTGTGCCTCGGCTTCCTGCTCGCGATGACGCCCGCGGTGGCCGGCTTCTTCGGCGTGCACCTCGAGGTGCGCCACGTGACGCTGTCCTTCGGCAGCCTCGCGCTCGCGGGCGCGGCGCTGGGGCCGCAGGCCGCGCTCGAGCCGGACTTCCTCGCCGCGGTGCTGGGCGTGGGGCTGGTGGGGCTGCTCAACTTCGGCGTCTCCTTCGCGCTCGCGCTCGCCGTGGCGCTGCGCGCGCGGGACGTGCCCCGCGGCAGCAGCCTGGTGCTCGCGCGCGGGGTGGCGAGCGCCTTCCGCCGCAACCCGCGCACCTTCTTCGTGCCCCCGCGCGAGCCGGAGCAGGACTGCGCGCTCGAGGCGCCGCCGGCCGTGCACTGA
- a CDS encoding helix-turn-helix domain-containing protein: protein MKARALRERVRRMMRGTPDARLARRLVAVLQVLEGERPGRVATLMGVSRSTVHGWLRRLWRAQKPEALADRVRSGRPPLLQAAQRRRLQQLLARSPEDFGFFCTGWTVATLRAQLEAEGAPRVSDDTLREAVHRLGYRWKRPRYTLAPDPEREKKARSALDAGLLASPGARAVSG, encoded by the coding sequence GTGAAGGCACGCGCACTGCGTGAGCGCGTGCGGCGGATGATGCGCGGGACGCCGGATGCGCGCCTGGCGCGCCGGCTGGTGGCGGTGCTGCAGGTGCTGGAGGGTGAGCGGCCCGGGCGCGTGGCGACGTTGATGGGTGTGAGTCGCAGCACGGTGCACGGCTGGCTGCGTCGGCTGTGGCGAGCCCAGAAGCCCGAGGCGCTGGCGGACCGAGTGCGCAGCGGGCGGCCGCCGCTGCTGCAGGCCGCGCAGCGGCGCAGGCTGCAGCAGCTGCTCGCCCGCTCGCCCGAAGACTTCGGCTTCTTCTGCACGGGCTGGACGGTGGCCACGTTGCGCGCGCAACTGGAGGCAGAGGGGGCGCCGCGCGTCAGTGACGACACGCTGCGCGAGGCGGTGCACCGGCTGGGCTACCGCTGGAAGCGACCCCGCTACACGCTCGCCCCGGACCCGGAGCGAGAGAAAAAAGCGCGCAGTGCGCTGGACGCTGGGCTTCTGGCTTCCCCTGGCGCGCGTGCTGTTTCTGGATGA
- a CDS encoding undecaprenyl-diphosphate phosphatase produces MSLLEAIVLGLVQGLTEFLPISSTAHLRIVPELLGWQDPGAAYSAIIQLGTVAAVLLYFRKDLVALVGAFVRGLVQRQPFGTLEARLAWFVGVGTLPIAVLGLLFKPFIESSLRSLYIISASLILLALVLAWVEARASHRRTLADMTWKDGILIGLWQALALVPGSSRSGTTMTGGLGLGLRREDAARYSFLLSIPATTLAGVFELKHLVQAASRPSTAALVVGTLVAFASGWASIAGLLAYLRTRTMRVFIVYRIALGLLLLVLLGTGFLRPLSGVENLDVPSKPLKPPVEKQVTD; encoded by the coding sequence ATGAGCCTGCTCGAAGCCATCGTCCTGGGCCTGGTCCAGGGCCTCACCGAGTTCCTCCCCATCAGCTCCACCGCGCACCTGCGCATCGTGCCGGAGCTGCTCGGCTGGCAGGACCCGGGCGCCGCGTACTCGGCCATCATCCAGCTGGGGACGGTGGCGGCGGTGCTGCTCTACTTCCGCAAGGACCTCGTCGCGCTGGTGGGCGCCTTCGTGCGGGGCCTCGTGCAGCGCCAGCCCTTCGGCACGCTGGAGGCGCGGCTCGCGTGGTTCGTGGGCGTGGGCACCCTCCCCATCGCCGTGCTGGGGCTCCTCTTCAAGCCCTTCATCGAGAGCTCCCTGCGCTCGCTGTACATCATCTCCGCGAGCCTCATCCTGCTCGCGCTGGTGCTCGCGTGGGTGGAGGCGCGCGCGAGCCACCGGCGCACGCTCGCGGACATGACCTGGAAGGACGGCATCCTCATCGGCCTCTGGCAGGCGCTGGCGCTGGTGCCGGGCAGCAGCCGCTCGGGCACCACGATGACGGGCGGCCTGGGGCTGGGCCTGCGCCGCGAGGACGCCGCGCGCTACTCCTTCCTCCTCTCCATCCCGGCCACCACGCTCGCAGGCGTGTTCGAGCTCAAGCACCTGGTGCAGGCCGCGAGCCGCCCCTCCACCGCGGCGCTGGTGGTGGGCACGCTGGTGGCGTTCGCGAGCGGGTGGGCCTCCATCGCGGGGCTGCTCGCGTACCTGCGCACGCGCACCATGCGCGTCTTCATCGTGTACCGCATCGCGCTGGGGCTGCTGCTGCTGGTGCTGCTGGGCACGGGCTTCCTGCGCCCGCTCTCGGGCGTGGAGAACCTCGACGTGCCCTCGAAGCCGCTCAAGCCGCCGGTGGAGAAGCAGGTCACCGACTAG
- a CDS encoding LysR substrate-binding domain-containing protein yields the protein MARTPSLQDFTLRQLEYVVAVADALGFRRAAERCHVSQPALSSQVRHVEEALGVQLFERDQRRVLLTAAGEQLVARARRVLVEAQDLLALARGLAEPLSGPLRLGVIPTVAPYVLPEVVPAIARAHPRLRLLIREETTAHVVRGLEEGRLEVGLLALEAETGGLESEVLAQDPFVLAAPPGHALSKRRSLRPDDLHGLPVLLLDDGHCFRRQALALCSRGGAAEADFRATSLTTLAQMVASGAGVTLLPQLAVTAENRGGQLATVPFAQPAPARTLALVWRPGYPGAPGLRLLAATLRAAWPSGRAART from the coding sequence ATGGCCCGCACGCCCTCCCTCCAGGACTTCACCCTGCGCCAGCTCGAGTACGTGGTGGCGGTGGCCGACGCGCTCGGCTTCCGCCGCGCCGCCGAGCGCTGTCACGTCTCGCAGCCCGCGCTCAGCAGCCAGGTGCGCCATGTGGAGGAGGCGCTGGGGGTACAGCTCTTCGAGCGCGACCAGCGCCGCGTGCTGCTCACGGCCGCGGGCGAGCAGCTGGTGGCGCGCGCGCGCCGCGTCCTGGTGGAGGCGCAGGATCTCCTCGCGCTCGCGCGCGGGCTCGCCGAGCCGCTCAGCGGCCCCCTGCGCCTGGGCGTCATCCCCACGGTGGCGCCCTACGTGCTGCCCGAGGTGGTGCCGGCCATCGCCCGCGCGCACCCGCGCCTGCGCCTGCTCATCCGCGAGGAGACGACGGCGCATGTGGTGCGCGGGCTCGAGGAGGGGCGGCTCGAGGTGGGGCTGCTCGCGCTGGAGGCGGAGACGGGGGGCCTGGAGAGCGAGGTGCTCGCGCAGGACCCCTTCGTGCTCGCGGCGCCCCCGGGCCACGCGCTCTCGAAGCGCCGCTCCCTGCGCCCGGACGACCTCCACGGCCTGCCCGTGCTGCTGCTGGATGACGGGCACTGCTTTCGCCGCCAGGCGCTCGCGCTGTGCAGCCGCGGGGGCGCAGCCGAGGCGGACTTCCGCGCGACGAGCCTCACCACGCTCGCGCAGATGGTGGCGAGCGGCGCGGGCGTGACCCTGCTGCCCCAGCTCGCGGTGACGGCGGAGAACCGGGGCGGGCAGCTCGCCACCGTGCCCTTCGCGCAGCCCGCGCCCGCGCGCACGCTCGCGCTGGTGTGGCGCCCGGGCTACCCCGGCGCCCCCGGCCTGCGCCTGCTCGCGGCCACCCTGCGCGCGGCGTGGCCCTCGGGGCGCGCGGCGCGCACCTAA
- a CDS encoding GlsB/YeaQ/YmgE family stress response membrane protein, which produces MGLCGWVVFGFFAGLIARALMPGRQGLGFIATTLLGIAGSFVGGVIASLLRGGTLRMLDRGFEPSGFVGAVIGAFVLLLIGSAMGRDHRR; this is translated from the coding sequence ATGGGGCTGTGTGGGTGGGTGGTTTTCGGCTTTTTCGCGGGACTCATCGCGCGTGCCCTCATGCCGGGCAGGCAGGGGCTCGGCTTCATCGCCACCACCCTGCTGGGCATCGCGGGGTCCTTCGTGGGCGGGGTGATCGCCTCGCTGCTGCGCGGGGGCACCCTGCGCATGCTGGACCGCGGCTTCGAGCCCAGCGGCTTCGTGGGCGCAGTCATCGGCGCCTTCGTGCTGCTGCTCATCGGCTCCGCGATGGGCCGGGACCACCGCCGCTAG